One genomic window of Danio rerio strain Tuebingen ecotype United States chromosome 24, GRCz12tu, whole genome shotgun sequence includes the following:
- the rbbp8 gene encoding DNA endonuclease RBBP8 (The RefSeq protein has 5 substitutions compared to this genomic sequence), whose translation MSITPADLSPASSSDHREKLQELLTAVRDLHDTALQELQAKIAKLKKERCLDAQKLSEFHSKNQHLREQQKIQQEKIRQLEDRLRSGPCDCCTVKEKQIKKTNTELEDNNQRNLSVISELEAERKTLTDENRRLSLELERLRRSGSPQNTSSEAEEGMIPDSPLRPLSLPVASKMKRRKEQNHVRYTETPLSLSHPESRQREQSVAFGCNGKGVLVAETCEMDTTSVAERDNKRHFRIVVPETCRPDVYPEQFDDVDDDDLHIPSHTEQNQKPELRDCTNILIAGQNDDSPLILRCRPLASQDHQSSIDDVLRTPANSSTCVLTKGKRKHSNGAKKDREISDCRLDADETDIKGIIFASTPANGRLQSKNQETSEIETTQDSKKKCLDGHTPRKSLVQNHHAPFPYDQSWSVDPGADLGQYDTESSPQPEHQARTDLETLDTDCTFVSHSLLLRGQKTTGQSQTTGIGQKANDSLADIFDKTGYGEYESCPQDDSIDLKQDSVYEEEREEDDPVEKPEAAVVFRRPADRKPLVSDSDKSSRNKSFACVEVVRKKDERRKLKGHYCKECEVYYADLPEVEREKKLTSCSRHRYRYIPPSTPENFWEVGFPSTQTCVERGYIKEDEQPDVRIRRRRPYLAMFSPKAKSQKKKH comes from the exons ATGAGCATCACTCCAGCAGATCTGAGTCCTGCTTCATCCTCAGACCACAGGGAGAAACTGCAGGAGCTGCTGACCGCTGTCCGAGACCTGCACGACACCGCACTGCAAG aattacaagcaaaaatagcTAAACTGAAGAAAGAGCGCTGTCT AGATGCTCAGAAATTGAGTGAATTTCACAGCAAGAATCAACATTTACGAGAGCAACAGAAGATCCAGCAGGAGAAGATCAGACAGCTGGAGGACAG GTTGCGTTCTGGACCATGCGATCGCTGCACTGTGAAAGAGAAGCAGATTAAAAAGACAAACACTGAGCTTGAAGATAATAATCAGAGAAATCTGTCTGTCATCTCTGAGCTTG AGGCTGAGAGGAAAACTCTGACAGATGAAAACAGGAGACTGAGTCTTGAACTGGAGCGACTCAGGAGGTCTGG tTCTCCACAGAACACGTCCTCTGAGGCTGAGGAGGGAATGATCCCAGACTCTCCTCTCCGGCCGCTGTCTTTACCCGTTGCCAGCAAGATGAAACGCCGGAAAGAGCAGAACCACGTCCGATACACTGAGACACCGCTATCACTCTCACACCCCG AATCCAGGCAAAGAGAGCAATCTGTGGCTTTCGGCTGTAATGGCAAAGGTGTGCTGGTTGCTGAGACATGTGAAATGGATGCGACTAGTGTTGCAG AGCGTGATAACAAGAGACATTTCAGGATTGTGGTTCCCGAGACCTGTCGTCCAGACGTCTATCCAGAACAG GTTGACGACGTCGACGATGATGATCTTCACATCCCATCACACAccgaacaaaaccaaaaaccggAGTTACGTGACTGCACAAACAT CCTTATTGCAGGCCAGAATGACGATTCTCCATTAATTTTGCGCTGCCGCCCGCTGGCCTCACAAGATCATCAGTCGTCCATAGATGATGTTTTACGCACACCTGCAAATAGCAGCACATGTGTGCTAACGAAAGGGAAGAGAAAACATTCGAATGGTGCAAAAAAAGATCGGGAGATTTCTGATTGCCGTCTGGATGCTGATGAGACAGATATCAAGGGAATTATATTTGCTTCCACTCCAGCTAATGGTCGATTACAGAGCAAGAATCAGGAAACAAGCGAGATTGAAACGACACAG GATTCAAAGAAGAAATGTTTGGATGGACACACACCTCGCAAAAGTTTGGTTCAGAACCATCATGCACCTTTCCCATATG ATCAGAGCTGGAGTGTGGATCCAGGAGCTGATCTCGGTCAGTATGATACTGAGAGCTCTCCTCAACCGGAG CATCAGGCCAGAACAGACTTGGAGACGCTGGACACCGACTGCACATTTGTGAGCCACAGTCTGCTGTTGAGAGGACAGAAGACAACGGGACAGTCCCAAACCACCG GAATTGGGCAGAAGGCAAACGACAGCCTTGCTGATATCTTTGATAAGACGGGATATGGAGAATACGAGTCTTGTCCGCAGGATGACAGCATTGATCTCAAACAAGATAGTGTATATGAGGAGGAGAGAGAAGAAGATGATCCTGAAGAAAAGCCAGAGGCTGCAG TGGTTTTTCGCCGACCAGCAGACCGCAAACCATTGGTGTCTGATAGTGATAAATCCAGCAG GAATAAGTCTTTCGCTTGTGTGGAGGTTGTGCGTAAGAAAGACGAAAGGAGAAAACTGAAAGGCCACTATTGTAAAGAGTGTGAAGTT TATTATGCAGATCTcccagaggaagagagagagaaaaaactgaCTTCCTGTTCACGGCATCGCTACCGCTACATTCCTCCTTCCACACCAGAAAACTTCTGGGAGGTGGGATTTCCATCCACACAGACCTGCGTGGAAAGAG GATACATCAAAGAGGATGAGCAGCCGGACGTGCGAATTCGCAGGAGACGACCGTACCTTGCCATGTTTTCACCCAAAGccaaatcacaaaaaaagaagCACTGA
- the tmem241 gene encoding UDP-N-acetylglucosamine transporter TMEM241 translates to MLFRSRLLLVENVLRVKVGAASRAAEVQLRCQRERRASEQLRANKVSDVFSPMNVARVILALIFCTFFTASYFTNKYVLSVLRFTFPTIFQGWQTSTGALLLLVTWKLGWVEINGFSRSAAFSQLPGAFLFIGNIYAGSKALSLLPIPFFFVLQNASEVFVFLMITVTHRKKPSWMKLVSVCLLLGSATGLILYNPRFGPSGYTWGSIHLFCVGAYKVFQKSTKSSHLSDFEEQLINNVTSVLLLGFSAYSTGDLAGALDFPLLTSYSFHTGCLGSAVFNFCLMLATIKLKGSLSQEQCGGLFFLAKILASGLSLVLSTFSTVLSLETLCCIILSSTGEALLVYSDRFPSV, encoded by the exons ATCCAGACTTTTATTGGTTGAAAATGTGCTACGTGTCAAAGTGGGCGCGGCCAGTAGAGCAGCGGAAGTCCAGCTGAGAtgtcagagagagagaagagCATCAGAGCAGCTGCGGGCAAATAAAGTTTCTGATGTTTTCAGTCCAATGAATGTCGCTCGAGTGATTCTCGCGCTaatattttgcacatttttcACAGCGTCTTACTTCACTAATaag tatgtCCTGTCTGTCTTAAGGTTTACATTTCCGACTATATTTCAAGg GTGGCAGACCTCCACTGGGGCTCTTTTGCTTCTGGTTACGTGGAAACTAGGCTGGGTTGAAATCAATGGCTTCTCCAG ATCTGCAGCTTTTTCACAGCTTCCCGGAGCCTTTTTATTTATCGGAAACATTTATGCGGGGTCCAAAGCGCTGTCACTTTTG CCCATTCCCTTTTTCTTCGTGTTGCAAAATGCTTCAGAAGTCTTTGTGTTTCTCATGATAACAGTAACTCACAGAAAA AAACCGTCATGGATGAAATTAGTAAG TGTGTGTTTGCTGCTGGGATCTGCTACAGGCCTTATTCTGTACAATCCTCGG TTTGGTCCCAGTGGCTACACCTGGGGCTCCATCCATCTGTTCTGTGTTG GTGCATATAAAGTATTTCAGAAGAGCACAAAGTCAAGCCATCTGAG TGATTTTGAAGAGCAGCTCATCAACAATGTGACCAG TGTGCTATTACTTGGCTTTTCTGCATACTCAACAG GCGATCTGGCCGGTGCCTTAGATTTCCCTCTCCTCACCTCATACAGTTTTCATACTGGCTGTCTGGGCAG TGCTGTTTTCAACTTCTGTCTAATGTTGGCAACCATAAAATTAAAGGGAAGTCTGTCTCAGGAGCAGTGCGGGGGCTTATTCTTCCTGGCCAAG ATATTGGCCTCAGGTCTTTCTCTTGTCCTCTCCACATTCAGCACTGTGCTCAGTCTAGAAACGCTGTGCTG CATCATCCTGAGCTCCACCGGAGAGGCCTTGTTGGTGTATTCAGACAGATTTCCGTCAGTCTGA
- the rbbp8 gene encoding DNA endonuclease RBBP8 isoform X2, with amino-acid sequence MSITPADLSPASSSDHREKLQELLTAVRDLHDTALQELQAKIAKLKKERCLDAQKLSEFHSKNQHLREQQKIQQEKIRQLEDRLRSGPCDRCTVKEKQIKKTNTELEDNNQRNLSVISELEAERKTLTDENRRLSLELERLRRSGSPQNTSSEAEEGMIPDSPLRPLSLPVASKMKRRKEQNHVRYTETPLSLSHPESRQREQSVAFGCNGKGVLVAETCEMDATSVAERDNKRHFRIVVPETCRPDVYPEQVDDVDDDDLHIPSHTEQNQKPELRDCTNILIAGQNDDSPLILRCRPLASQDHQSSIDDVLRTPANSSTCVLTKGKRKHSNGAKKDREISDCRLDADETDIKGIIFASTPANGRLQSKNQETSEIETTQDSKKKCLDGHTPRKSLVQNHHAPFPYDQSWSVDPGADLGQYDTESSPQPEHQARTDLETLDTDCTFVSHSLLLRGQKTTGQSQTTGIGQKANDSLADIFDKTGYGEYESCPQDDSIDLKQDSVYEEEREEDDPEEKPEAAVVFRRPADRKPLVSDSDKSSRNKSFACVEVVRKKDERRKLKGHYCKECEVYYADLPEEEREKKLTSCSRHRYRYIPPSTPENFWEVGFPSTQTCVERGYIKEDEQPDVRIRRRRPYLAMFSPKAKSQKKKH; translated from the exons ATGAGCATCACTCCAGCAGATCTGAGTCCTGCTTCATCCTCAGACCACAGGGAGAAACTGCAGGAGCTGCTGACCGCTGTCCGAGACCTGCACGACACCGCACTGCAAG aattacaagcaaaaatagcTAAACTGAAGAAAGAGCGCTGTCT AGATGCTCAGAAATTGAGTGAATTTCACAGCAAGAATCAACATTTACGAGAGCAACAGAAGATCCAGCAGGAGAAGATCAGACAGCTGGAGGACAG GTTGCGTTCTGGACCATGCGATCGCTGCACTGTGAAAGAGAAGCAGATTAAAAAGACAAACACTGAGCTTGAAGATAATAATCAGAGAAATCTGTCTGTCATCTCTGAGCTTG AGGCTGAGAGGAAAACTCTGACAGATGAAAACAGGAGACTGAGTCTTGAACTGGAGCGACTCAGGAGGTCTGG tTCTCCACAGAACACGTCCTCTGAGGCTGAGGAGGGAATGATCCCAGACTCTCCTCTCCGGCCGCTGTCTTTACCCGTTGCCAGCAAGATGAAACGCCGGAAAGAGCAGAACCACGTCCGATACACTGAGACACCGCTATCACTCTCACACCCCG AATCCAGGCAAAGAGAGCAATCTGTGGCTTTCGGCTGTAATGGCAAAGGTGTGCTGGTTGCTGAGACATGTGAAATGGATGCGACTAGTGTTGCAG AGCGTGATAACAAGAGACATTTCAGGATTGTGGTTCCCGAGACCTGTCGTCCAGACGTCTATCCAGAACAG GTTGACGACGTCGACGATGATGATCTTCACATCCCATCACACAccgaacaaaaccaaaaaccggAGTTACGTGACTGCACAAACAT CCTTATTGCAGGCCAGAATGACGATTCTCCATTAATTTTGCGCTGCCGCCCGCTGGCCTCACAAGATCATCAGTCGTCCATAGATGATGTTTTACGCACACCTGCAAATAGCAGCACATGTGTGCTAACGAAAGGGAAGAGAAAACATTCGAATGGTGCAAAAAAAGATCGGGAGATTTCTGATTGCCGTCTGGATGCTGATGAGACAGATATCAAGGGAATTATATTTGCTTCCACTCCAGCTAATGGTCGATTACAGAGCAAGAATCAGGAAACAAGCGAGATTGAAACGACACAG GATTCAAAGAAGAAATGTTTGGATGGACACACACCTCGCAAAAGTTTGGTTCAGAACCATCATGCACCTTTCCCATATG ATCAGAGCTGGAGTGTGGATCCAGGAGCTGATCTCGGTCAGTATGATACTGAGAGCTCTCCTCAACCGGAG CATCAGGCCAGAACAGACTTGGAGACGCTGGACACCGACTGCACATTTGTGAGCCACAGTCTGCTGTTGAGAGGACAGAAGACAACGGGACAGTCCCAAACCACCG GAATTGGGCAGAAGGCAAACGACAGCCTTGCTGATATCTTTGATAAGACGGGATATGGAGAATACGAGTCTTGTCCGCAGGATGACAGCATTGATCTCAAACAAGATAGTGTATATGAGGAGGAGAGAGAAGAAGATGATCCTGAAGAAAAGCCAGAGGCTGCAG TGGTTTTTCGCCGACCAGCAGACCGCAAACCATTGGTGTCTGATAGTGATAAATCCAGCAG GAATAAGTCTTTCGCTTGTGTGGAGGTTGTGCGTAAGAAAGACGAAAGGAGAAAACTGAAAGGCCACTATTGTAAAGAGTGTGAAGTT TATTATGCAGATCTcccagaggaagagagagagaaaaaactgaCTTCCTGTTCACGGCATCGCTACCGCTACATTCCTCCTTCCACACCAGAAAACTTCTGGGAGGTGGGATTTCCATCCACACAGACCTGCGTGGAAAGAG GATACATCAAAGAGGATGAGCAGCCGGACGTGCGAATTCGCAGGAGACGACCGTACCTTGCCATGTTTTCACCCAAAGccaaatcacaaaaaaagaagCACTGA
- the rbbp8 gene encoding DNA endonuclease RBBP8 isoform X1, with protein sequence MSITPADLSPASSSDHREKLQELLTAVRDLHDTALQELQAKIAKLKKERCLDAQKLSEFHSKNQHLREQQKIQQEKIRQLEDRLRSGPCDRCTVKEKQIKKTNTELEDNNQRNLSVISELEAERKTLTDENRRLSLELERLRRSGSPQNTSSEAEEGMIPDSPLRPLSLPVASKMKRRKEQNHVRYTETPLSLSHPESRQREQSVAFGCNGKGVLVAETCEMDATSVAERDNKRHFRIVVPETCRPDVYPEQVDDVDDDDLHIPSHTEQNQKPELRDCTNILIAGQNDDSPLILRCRPLASQDHQSSIDDVLRTPANSSTCVLTKGKRKHSNGAKKDREISDCRLDADETDIKGIIFASTPANGRLQSKNQETSEIETTQDSKKKCLDGHTPRKSLVQNHHAPFPYDQSWSVDPGADLGQYDTESSPQPEHQARTDLETLDTDCTFVSHSLLLRGQKTTGQSQTTGIGQKANDSLADIFDKTGYGEYESCPQDDSIDLKQDSVYEEEREEDDPEEKPEAAVCDYSVVFRRPADRKPLVSDSDKSSRNKSFACVEVVRKKDERRKLKGHYCKECEVYYADLPEEEREKKLTSCSRHRYRYIPPSTPENFWEVGFPSTQTCVERGYIKEDEQPDVRIRRRRPYLAMFSPKAKSQKKKH encoded by the exons ATGAGCATCACTCCAGCAGATCTGAGTCCTGCTTCATCCTCAGACCACAGGGAGAAACTGCAGGAGCTGCTGACCGCTGTCCGAGACCTGCACGACACCGCACTGCAAG aattacaagcaaaaatagcTAAACTGAAGAAAGAGCGCTGTCT AGATGCTCAGAAATTGAGTGAATTTCACAGCAAGAATCAACATTTACGAGAGCAACAGAAGATCCAGCAGGAGAAGATCAGACAGCTGGAGGACAG GTTGCGTTCTGGACCATGCGATCGCTGCACTGTGAAAGAGAAGCAGATTAAAAAGACAAACACTGAGCTTGAAGATAATAATCAGAGAAATCTGTCTGTCATCTCTGAGCTTG AGGCTGAGAGGAAAACTCTGACAGATGAAAACAGGAGACTGAGTCTTGAACTGGAGCGACTCAGGAGGTCTGG tTCTCCACAGAACACGTCCTCTGAGGCTGAGGAGGGAATGATCCCAGACTCTCCTCTCCGGCCGCTGTCTTTACCCGTTGCCAGCAAGATGAAACGCCGGAAAGAGCAGAACCACGTCCGATACACTGAGACACCGCTATCACTCTCACACCCCG AATCCAGGCAAAGAGAGCAATCTGTGGCTTTCGGCTGTAATGGCAAAGGTGTGCTGGTTGCTGAGACATGTGAAATGGATGCGACTAGTGTTGCAG AGCGTGATAACAAGAGACATTTCAGGATTGTGGTTCCCGAGACCTGTCGTCCAGACGTCTATCCAGAACAG GTTGACGACGTCGACGATGATGATCTTCACATCCCATCACACAccgaacaaaaccaaaaaccggAGTTACGTGACTGCACAAACAT CCTTATTGCAGGCCAGAATGACGATTCTCCATTAATTTTGCGCTGCCGCCCGCTGGCCTCACAAGATCATCAGTCGTCCATAGATGATGTTTTACGCACACCTGCAAATAGCAGCACATGTGTGCTAACGAAAGGGAAGAGAAAACATTCGAATGGTGCAAAAAAAGATCGGGAGATTTCTGATTGCCGTCTGGATGCTGATGAGACAGATATCAAGGGAATTATATTTGCTTCCACTCCAGCTAATGGTCGATTACAGAGCAAGAATCAGGAAACAAGCGAGATTGAAACGACACAG GATTCAAAGAAGAAATGTTTGGATGGACACACACCTCGCAAAAGTTTGGTTCAGAACCATCATGCACCTTTCCCATATG ATCAGAGCTGGAGTGTGGATCCAGGAGCTGATCTCGGTCAGTATGATACTGAGAGCTCTCCTCAACCGGAG CATCAGGCCAGAACAGACTTGGAGACGCTGGACACCGACTGCACATTTGTGAGCCACAGTCTGCTGTTGAGAGGACAGAAGACAACGGGACAGTCCCAAACCACCG GAATTGGGCAGAAGGCAAACGACAGCCTTGCTGATATCTTTGATAAGACGGGATATGGAGAATACGAGTCTTGTCCGCAGGATGACAGCATTGATCTCAAACAAGATAGTGTATATGAGGAGGAGAGAGAAGAAGATGATCCTGAAGAAAAGCCAGAGGCTGCAG tttgTGATTATTCAGTGGTTTTTCGCCGACCAGCAGACCGCAAACCATTGGTGTCTGATAGTGATAAATCCAGCAG GAATAAGTCTTTCGCTTGTGTGGAGGTTGTGCGTAAGAAAGACGAAAGGAGAAAACTGAAAGGCCACTATTGTAAAGAGTGTGAAGTT TATTATGCAGATCTcccagaggaagagagagagaaaaaactgaCTTCCTGTTCACGGCATCGCTACCGCTACATTCCTCCTTCCACACCAGAAAACTTCTGGGAGGTGGGATTTCCATCCACACAGACCTGCGTGGAAAGAG GATACATCAAAGAGGATGAGCAGCCGGACGTGCGAATTCGCAGGAGACGACCGTACCTTGCCATGTTTTCACCCAAAGccaaatcacaaaaaaagaagCACTGA